The proteins below are encoded in one region of Helicoverpa armigera isolate CAAS_96S chromosome 11, ASM3070526v1, whole genome shotgun sequence:
- the LOC110371999 gene encoding neuropeptide Y receptor type 2 isoform X2 yields the protein MTDLWVTDSPTNNDTFSTTSDEFQNITTTDPIEDKAIQAAFCTAYTIIFVVGIFGNALVCYAVIRNRAMQTVTNLFITNLALSDILLCVFAVPFTPLYTFLGRWVFGGPLCHIMPYAQGCSVYISTLTLTSIAIDRFFVIIYPFKPRMKIKTCICLIVFIWVFSLSVTFPYGYYMALQDVYCAEKWPSDQIRKAFGAVTTIMQFVVPFIVMAFCYTCVSIKLNDRLKSRPGSKNSKKEDAERERKRRTNRMLIAMVAIFGLSWLPLNLINISSDFYSLAEDWRYYMVLFFVAHFIAMSSTCYNPFLYAWLNENFRKEFMQILPCLGALVTKRSKRKFNQSERTGNTLQ from the coding sequence ATGACCGACCTATGGGTTACCGATAGTCCGACGAACAATGACACATTCAGCACAACCAGCGATGAATTCCAAAACATTACGACGACCGACCCTATCGAGGATAAAGCGATTCAAGCGGCTTTCTGCACAGCATACACAATTATATTCGTAGTAGGAATCTTTGGGAACGCTCTCGTATGCTATGCTGTCATCAGGAACAGAGCTATGCAAACCGTCACTAATCTCTTCATCACGAACCTCGCATTATCAGATATCCTACTATGTGTGTTTGCTGTACCATTTACTCCACTTTACACGTTCCTCGGCAGATGGGTGTTCGGAGGCCCGCTATGCCATATTATGCCTTATGCACAAGGATGTAGCGTCTACATTTCTACGTTAACATTGACGTCTATAGCTATAGATAGATTCTTCGTCATCATCTACCCCTTCAAACCTCGCATGAAGATCAAAACCTGTATTTGCCTGATTGTATTTATTTGGGTGTTCTCTCTATCTGTGACCTTTCCCTACGGCTACTACATGGCCCTCCAAGATGTGTACTGCGCAGAGAAATGGCCTTCAGACCAAATCCGTAAGGCGTTCGGCGCAGTCACTACTATAATGCAGTTTGTAGTCCCCTTCATTGTTATGGCTTTTTGCTATACATGTGTTAGTATAAAATTGAATGATAGATTAAAATCTAGACCTGGGAGTAAGAATAGTAAGAAGGAAGACGCGGAGAGAGAAAGGAAGCGAAGAACAAACAGAATGTTGATAGCAATGGTGGCCATATTTGGGTTGTCATGGCTTCCTTTGAacctaataaatataagtagtGACTTCTATTCACTGGCAGAAGACTGGAGATATTACATGGTGTTATTTTTCGTAGCGCACTTCATCGCTATGTCTTCCACTTGTTACAACCCGTTCCTCTACGCGTGGTTGAACGAGAACTTCAGAAAGGAGTTCATGCAGATACTGCCGTGTCTAGGAGCACTCGTCACTAAGAGATCTAAGAGGAAGTTCAACCAGTCAGAGAGGACAG
- the LOC110371999 gene encoding prolactin-releasing peptide receptor isoform X1 — protein sequence MTDLWVTDSPTNNDTFSTTSDEFQNITTTDPIEDKAIQAAFCTAYTIIFVVGIFGNALVCYAVIRNRAMQTVTNLFITNLALSDILLCVFAVPFTPLYTFLGRWVFGGPLCHIMPYAQGCSVYISTLTLTSIAIDRFFVIIYPFKPRMKIKTCICLIVFIWVFSLSVTFPYGYYMALQDVYCAEKWPSDQIRKAFGAVTTIMQFVVPFIVMAFCYTCVSIKLNDRLKSRPGSKNSKKEDAERERKRRTNRMLIAMVAIFGLSWLPLNLINISSDFYSLAEDWRYYMVLFFVAHFIAMSSTCYNPFLYAWLNENFRKEFMQILPCLGALVTKRSKRKFNQSERTGMFRSEKTCNGNDTVQESLLTSTVSKIPSVRYKIELNDKLKVYEDDGVENISPDEKPEDNPSPNEDCVNMYMFVDKTVNTSDKEPIVSAL from the coding sequence ATGACCGACCTATGGGTTACCGATAGTCCGACGAACAATGACACATTCAGCACAACCAGCGATGAATTCCAAAACATTACGACGACCGACCCTATCGAGGATAAAGCGATTCAAGCGGCTTTCTGCACAGCATACACAATTATATTCGTAGTAGGAATCTTTGGGAACGCTCTCGTATGCTATGCTGTCATCAGGAACAGAGCTATGCAAACCGTCACTAATCTCTTCATCACGAACCTCGCATTATCAGATATCCTACTATGTGTGTTTGCTGTACCATTTACTCCACTTTACACGTTCCTCGGCAGATGGGTGTTCGGAGGCCCGCTATGCCATATTATGCCTTATGCACAAGGATGTAGCGTCTACATTTCTACGTTAACATTGACGTCTATAGCTATAGATAGATTCTTCGTCATCATCTACCCCTTCAAACCTCGCATGAAGATCAAAACCTGTATTTGCCTGATTGTATTTATTTGGGTGTTCTCTCTATCTGTGACCTTTCCCTACGGCTACTACATGGCCCTCCAAGATGTGTACTGCGCAGAGAAATGGCCTTCAGACCAAATCCGTAAGGCGTTCGGCGCAGTCACTACTATAATGCAGTTTGTAGTCCCCTTCATTGTTATGGCTTTTTGCTATACATGTGTTAGTATAAAATTGAATGATAGATTAAAATCTAGACCTGGGAGTAAGAATAGTAAGAAGGAAGACGCGGAGAGAGAAAGGAAGCGAAGAACAAACAGAATGTTGATAGCAATGGTGGCCATATTTGGGTTGTCATGGCTTCCTTTGAacctaataaatataagtagtGACTTCTATTCACTGGCAGAAGACTGGAGATATTACATGGTGTTATTTTTCGTAGCGCACTTCATCGCTATGTCTTCCACTTGTTACAACCCGTTCCTCTACGCGTGGTTGAACGAGAACTTCAGAAAGGAGTTCATGCAGATACTGCCGTGTCTAGGAGCACTCGTCACTAAGAGATCTAAGAGGAAGTTCAACCAGTCAGAGAGGACAGGTATGTTTCGTTCAGAGAAAACTTGCAACGGTAACGATACCGTGCAAGAGTCGCTCTTGACATCCACAGTTAGTAAAATACCCTCAGTTAgatataaaatagaattaaatgataaattaaaggTGTATGAAGACGATGGAGTGGAGAATATAAGTCCTGATGAGAAGCCGGAGGACAATCCGAGTCCTAACGAAGACTGtgttaatatgtatatgtttgtaGATAAAACTGTAAATACTTCGGATAAGGAGCCTATCGTGTCTGCGCTGTAG